The following coding sequences lie in one Palaemon carinicauda isolate YSFRI2023 chromosome 7, ASM3689809v2, whole genome shotgun sequence genomic window:
- the LOC137643694 gene encoding G-protein coupled receptor GRL101-like has product MYWTASSTSAAVRTDLHRRESSMARRMTLIVATDAACWLPIICLGIVSLAGVRIPPQVFAWVAVFVLPLNAAVNPLLYTLTTTPFVGKARERAMHVRRSMRRSVIRRTLSTSIGGGEPTYIARPIDICPASGGRSPFLNAHRLVDLTFPTRVYSHLCRRSSLPLPHIDNQTLERTLVSSRSKNHLEVKSAFPIQDEIIPLRDLTHSPLGHLARQSSRRKNGTRHHELYD; this is encoded by the exons ATGTACTGGACAGCCAGCTCCACCAGTGCGGCAGTCAGAACCGACCTCCATAGGCGAGAATCCAGTATGGCGAGGAGGATGACCCTCATCGTTGCGACGGATGCGGCCTGCTGGCTTCCCATCATATGTCTGGGGATCGTTTCGCTGGCTGGGGTGAGAATACCACCTCAG GTGTTCGCTTGGGTGGCCGTTTTTGTGCTGCCACTGAACGCAGCCGTTAATCCTCTCCTGTATACATTGACGACGACGCCCTTCGTCGGGAAGGCGCGAGAGAGAGCCATGCACGTCCGCCGCTCCATGAGGAGATCTGTCATTAGGCGCACTTTGTCTACAAGTATAG GAGGGGGCGAACCTACATACATAGCAAGGCCTATAGACATATGCCCCGCCTCCGGGGGGCGCTCCCCCTTCCTCAACGCCCATAGGCTGGTTGATCTCACCTTCCCTACCAGAGTCTACAGTCACCTGTGTCGCCGGAGTTCCCTGCCTCTGCCTCATATAGATAATCAAACGCTTGAGAGAACGCtcgtgag TTCCCGGAGCAAAAACCATCTGGAGGTGAAGAGCGCTTTTCCAATCCAGGACGAAATCATACCACTGCGTGACCTGACCCACAGTCCGCTGGGTCATCTCGCCAGGCAGTCATCCAGAAGAAAAAACGGGACGAGGCATCATGAATTGTACGACTGA